One Artemia franciscana chromosome 6, ASM3288406v1, whole genome shotgun sequence DNA window includes the following coding sequences:
- the LOC136028511 gene encoding piggyBac transposable element-derived protein 3-like, producing MVPFKGKLRYKQYLKDKPHSWGIKIFSRAGASGIIYDFEVYTGKSSVSVTELGQEAELFLHGIHSSGTVRTNRLKGCNIEAEDLLKKKGRGSFDYRVETNSGIVVTKWFDNKSVCTASSFVGAEPSDNCKRWDRTSKKYVDVVRPLCIAEYNKFMGGVDLSDMLIELYRIDIRGKKWYMRLFYYFLDISVVNAWLLYRRHMGQQGRTHNKSFLDFKSEIANYLTSTNDGTPKPRGRPLRDQTVPLQKDQSLPNQSHTIVFAMMASSIGQRQWLIRSDAGSARLMLESSVSSVMFHCVW from the exons ATGGTCCCTTTTAAAGGAAAGCTAAGGTACAAGCAATACCTCAAGGACAAACCCCACTCCTGGGGAATCAAGATATTCAGTCGTGCAGGGGCCAGCGGAATCATCTACGACTTTGAGGTCTATACTGGAAAAAGTTCAGTTTCGGTCACTGAGCTTGGTCAGGAAGCAGAG CTCTTTTTACACGGGATTCATTCATCTGGCACCGTCAGGACAAACAGACTGAAAGGTTGCAATATCGAAGCTGAggatttactgaaaaaaaagggaagaggAAGTTTTGACTACAGAGTTGAGACCAATAGTGGTATAGTGGTTACGAAGTGGTTCGATAACAAGAGCGTCTGCACTGCATCGTCATTTGTCGGCGCCGAACCTTCAGATAACTGCAAACGCTGGGACCGTACTTCAAAGAAGTACGTCGACGTTGTCCGTCCCCTGTGTATTGCTGAGTACAACAAATTCATGGGCGGTGTTGACCTCAGTGACATGCTCATTGAGCTGTACAGGATAGATATACGTGGAAAAAAATGGTATATGCgtctcttttactatttcttgGATATTTCAGTCGTCAACGCATGGTTGCTTTATCGGCGTCATATGGGTCAGCAAGGCCGAACCCACAATAAGAGCTTCTTAGATTTCAAGAGCGAAATTGCCAACTACCTTACTTCTACAAATGATGGAACTCCAAAGCCTCGTGGAAGACCCCTCAGAGACCAAACTGTTCCACTCCAAAAAGACCAAAGCTTGCCAAACCAAAGCCATACAATAGTGTTTGCTATGATGGCATCCAGCATTGGCCAGAGGCAGTGGCTGATAAGAAGTGATGCCGGCTCTGCTCGGCTTATGCTCGAATCCAGTGTTTCAAGTGTCATGTTTCATTGTGTCTGGTGA